AGCCCTTCCTGCCCAGCGACGTGCTCTACCGCCCGAAGATGGGCTTCGCCGTCCCGCTCGCGCGCTGGTTCCGCGGCCCGCTCAAACAGCGCGTGCGTGACGCAGTGCTGGGCGAAACCCTGGCCGCCACCGGTATCTTCAACCGCGACTACCTGGAGCATCTGGTCGAGGCCCACCAGTCCGGCGCCCGCGATTACAGCTCGCCGCTGTGGACGCTGTTGATGTTCGAAGCCTTCGTCCGCAACAACGGATCAATGGCATCAATGGGGTCAGACTCGATTGATCGGCGTGTCCCTGCATGAGCGCCAAGTCGGTTGAATGAAGGAGCTATACTTGTATAGCACTAACGACAGAGAGGCTGGAAAATGCTTGCCATCAGATTACCGCCAGACGTCGAGGCGCGCCTTGACGCGCTTGCAAAGGCGACCGGGCGCACCAAAACCTTCTACGCGCGCGAGGCGATCCTTGAGCATCTCGACGACCTCGAAGATCTTTATCTTGCTGAACAACGGCTCATTGCCAACCGATCAGGAGAGTCTGCGACCTACTCCTTAGACGACGTGGAGCGCATCCTTGGCCTGGAAGATTGAGTTCGACCGTGCCGCGCTCAAGGACCTTTCGGGGCTCGACAAGCCTGTCGCACGTCGGATCACACGATTCCTGCGTGACCGCGTGGCTGCGCTGGAAGATCCAAGGCGTATCGGGGAGGCGCTCACGGGGCCTGCGCTGGGTGAGTTCTGGAAATACCGTGTCGGGGACTATCGAATCATTTGCACCATTCAGGACAGCATCCTGACCATCCTTGTTGTGCGGGTCGGTAACCGCCGCGAGGTTTATCGGAAGTAGCGGAAAGTAAGTGTCGGCCCATGCGCATCCTCCACATCCTCGATCACTCCCTCCCGCTGCACAGCGGCTACACCTTCCGCACCGCGGCCATCCTGCGTGAGCAGCGGGCGTTGGGCTGGGAGACGTTTCACCTGACCACGCCGAAGCAAGGTTTCTCGACGGTCGAGGTGGAAGAGGCCGATGGCCTGCGCTTCTACCGCACGCCGGCGCCCGAGGGCACGGGACTGGTGGCGCAGATGCGTGTCACCGCGCGCCGCATCGACCAGCTCGTCGACCAGCTGCAGCCCGACCTCATTCACGCCCATTCCCCGGTGCTCAACGCGCTGCCGGCCGAATGGGTTGGCCGCAAGCGCCGCCTGCCAGTGGTGTATGAAATGCGCGCCTCGTGGGAAGATGCCGCGGTCGACCACGGCACCACCACCGAAGGCAGCCTGCGCTACCGCGTTTCGCGTGCGCTCGAGAGCTTCGCGCTGCGCCACGCCGACCAGATCACCACCATCTGCGAGGGCCTGCGCGGCGACATCCAGGTGCGCGGCATTCCGGCCGACAAGATCACCGTCATCCCCAACGCGGTCGATGCCAATGCCTTCCAGTTCGGCGCCGAGCCCGACGCCGCGCTGCGCAGCGAGCTCGGCCTCGACGGCTGCACCGTGCTCGGCTTTGCCGGCTCGTTCTACGGCTACGAGGGGCTGGATCTGCTGGTGGCGGCCACCGCAAAGCTGGCGGCGCGCGACCCGCAGATCCGTCTGCTGCTGGTCGGTGGCGGCGTGCAGGAAGCCAACCTCCGCAGCCAGGCCGCCGAGCTCGGCATTGCCGACCGCGTCATCTTCACCGGCCGCGTGCCGCACAGCCGCGTGCAGAAGTACTACGAGCTCATCGACGTGCTGGCCTATCCGCGCCTGCCGATCCGCCTCACCGAACTGGTCACGCCGCTCAAGCCGCTCGAAGCCATGGCGCAGGGCCGCATGTTCGTCGCCTCGGACGTCGGCGGCCACCGCGAGCTTGTCCGCCATGGCGAAACCGGCTTTCTGTGCCAGGCCGGCAGCGCTGAAGCGCTGGCCGAAGCCATCGCCGACATCCTCGCCCACCGCGAGCGCTGGCCCGCCATCCGCCGCCAGGCGCGCGATTTCGTCGAGCGCGAACGCACTTGGGCCAACAGCGTGGCCCGCTACCGCGAGGTGTACCGCCGCGCGCTCGCCACCCGCGGGCGCGAATCCATCCTCGCCGAGGCGTCCTGATCATGTGCGGCATCCACGGCCTTTATCGCCTCGACGGTGCGCGCGTCGAACCTGGCCAGCTCAGCGCCATGGGCAATGTCACCGCCCACCGCGGGCCGGATGACGAAGGCCAGCACATCACGCCCGACGGCCGTTGCGGCATCGCCATGCGCCGGCTGTCGATCATCGACCTCGAAGGCGGCCACCAGCCCATCTCCAGCGCCGACGAAAGCCTGTGGGTGGTGTGCAACGGCGAGATCTACAACTTCCGCGAGCTGCGCAGCGACCTGCAAGCGCGCGGCTACCGCTTCAAGACCGGCTCCGACAGCGAAGTCCTGCTGCACCTGTACGACCTGCACGGCGACGACTTCGTGCACCGGCTCGACGGCATGTTCAACTTCGCGCTGTGGGACAACCGTCGCAAGCGCCTGCTCATCGGCCGCGACCACCTTGGCGTCAAGCCGCTGTACGTGCATCAGTCGGCCGGCATGCTCGGCTTTGCCACCGAGGCCAAGGCGCTGCTGCAACTGCCCGGTGTGCACGCCGAACTCAACCGCGAGGTGCTCGGCGACTATCTGCACCTGGGCTACGTGCCCGCGCCGCATTCACTGTTCAAGGGTATCCGCAAGCTGCCGCCGGCCACGCTGCTGGCGGTGGAAGATGGCCAGATCCGCGAATGGCGCTACTGGCGCCTGCCGTCGCGCATCGACCGCGCGACCTCCGAGGCCGAGTGGATCGAACGCATCGGCGCCGGCATGGAAGCCGCCGTGCTGCGCCAGATGGTGTCCGACGTGCCGATCGGCGCCTTCCTCTCGGGCGGCGTCGACTCCAGCGCCGTGGTTGCCTACATGGCCCGGCACTCCGACCAGCCCATTCGCACCTACGCCATCGGTTTCGAAGGCGGCGAGGCCGAGCGCCTGTACAACGAGCTCCCCTACGCCCGCCAGGTCGCCACCCTGCTCGGCACCGAGCACCACGAGATCGTCGTCAAGCCCGACGTCGTCGGCCTGCTGCCCACGCTGCTGTGGCACATGGACGAGCCGGTTTCCGACTCGGCCTTCCTCACCACCTATCTGGTGTCGGAGTTCGCCCGCCAGGACGTCAAGGTCATCCTGTCCGGCGTCGGTGGCGACGAGCTCTTCGGCGGCTACCGCCGCTACCTGGGCGACCACTACGTGCGCAAGCTGCAGATGCTGCCGCGCTGGTCGCGCCTGCTGATGTCGCGCACCGCCGGCCTGCTGCCGAGCGACCGCCACTCCAAGCTGCTCAACACCCTGCGCCTGGCGCGCGGCTTCCTGGCCTCGGCCGAGCTGTCGCCCGACGATCGTTACCGCGCCTACCTGCAGGTGCTCGACCGCGACACCGTGTCCGCGCTCACCCGCGGCGCCACCGGCAGCAGCGACGCGCTGGCCGCGGCCTTTGCCGGCGCGGGCTCTGATGACGCGCTCAACCGCATGTTCGCGGTCGATGCCGAGACCCAGCTCCCCGACGACCTGCTGCTGCTCACCGACAAGATGAGCATGGCCGTGTCGCTCGAATGCCGCGTGCCCTTGCTCGACCGCGAGCTGGTCGAGCTCGCCGCCGCCATCCCCGAGTCGCTCAAGGTCAAGAACGGCCGCCTCAAGCACCTGATGAAGAGCGCGCTCGCCGACATCCTTCCGCCCGACATCCTCGACCGCAAGAAGCGCGGCTTCGGCACGCCGATGGGTGCCTGGCTCAAGCGCGACCTTGCCCCGGTGCTGCACCGCCTGCTGGGGCGCGACGTGGTGCGCGACCGTGGCCTGTTCGACCCCGACGTGGTCGCCCGCCTGGTTGCCGACCACGAAGCCGCCCGCATCGACGGCACCGACGCGCTGCTCGCCCTCATGAACCTCGAAATCTGGAGCCGGCTCTTTCTCGACCACCACTCGCCCGACGACGTCACCGCCGAGTTGAAGAGCCTCATCGCATGAAGACGCTTATCGCATGAAGATCCTCTACGTCTGCCACCGCTTCCCGTTCCCGCCCAAGCGCGGCGGCAAGATCCGCCCCTTCAACATGATCCGCCACCTGTCGCAGAACCATGAGGTGACGGTGTGCTCGCTCGCCCGCAGCGAGGCCGAGGCGGAGGAGGGCCGTGGCATCGCGCCGCACTGCGCGCGCTTCGAGATGGCGGTGGTGTCCAACCCGTTGCAGACGCTGCGCATGGTCGCGCGCCTGCCCACGCCGGTGCCCTCGTCGATGGGCTATTTCTACTCGCCAGAGCTTGCCGCCAAGGTGGACGCGCTGCTCGCCAAGGAACGCTTCGACCTCATCTTCGTGCACTGCTCCTCGGTGGCGCAGTACGTCGAGAACGTGCGCGGCATCCCCAAGATCCTCGACTTCGGCGACATGGATTCGCAGAAGTGGCTGGAGTACGTCAACTACAAGTCTTTCCCGCTCAACATGGGCTACTGGCTCGAGGGCACCAAGCTCGTGCGCGAGGAAAAGCGCCTCGCCCGCCAGTTCGACCTGTGCACGGCCACCACCCGCGCCGAATGGGAAACGCTCGAGTCCTACCGCACCGGCGTGTCGTCCGACTGGTTCCCCAACGGTGTCGATGCCGGCTTCTTCAAGCCCGACGGCGAAGGCTACGACCCCGATACGATCAGCTTCATCGGGCGCATGGACTACTACCCCAACCAGGAGGCCATGTTCCGCTTCTGCGATGATGTGTGGCCGCTGCTGCGCAGCAAGCGCCCCGACATGAAGCTGCTCATCGTCGGCGCCGACCCCATTCCCGCGGTACAGAAGCTGGCCGAACGCCCCGGCATCACCGTCACCGGTTCGGTGCCCGACGTGCGCCCGTTCATCCTGCGCTCGGCTGCCATGGTCGCCCCGCTCAACATCGCCCGCGGCACCCAGAACAAGATCCTCGAGGCCATGGCCATTGGCGTGCCGGTGGTGTCCAGCCGCATCGCAGCAGGCGGCGTCGACGCGGTGAGTGGGGAGCATTTCCTCGTTGCCGACACGGCCGAGGAGTACGCTCAGGCCATCAGCAGCATCGTCGACAACCCGGCCGAGCGCGCGCGTCTCGCCCAGTCCGGCCGCGACCGCATGCTGTCGCACCACGCCTGGCCGCGGTCCATGGAACGGCTCGACGCCATCATCGACCGCTGCCTTACAGAATTTCGAAGCAAGCACGGAGCAACGCAATGAAGATCAGCATTTTCGGCCTCGGTTACGTCGGCGCAGTGTCGCTGGCCTGCCTCGCGCGTGAAGGTCACCAGGTCATCGGCGTCGATATCGATCAGACCAAGCTCGACCTCATCAAGGCCGGCACCACCCCGGTGGTGGAAGAAGGCATGGTCGACCTCATGGCCAGCGTTGCCG
This region of Thauera sp. JM12B12 genomic DNA includes:
- a CDS encoding type II toxin-antitoxin system RelE/ParE family toxin produces the protein MAWKIEFDRAALKDLSGLDKPVARRITRFLRDRVAALEDPRRIGEALTGPALGEFWKYRVGDYRIICTIQDSILTILVVRVGNRREVYRK
- a CDS encoding TIGR04063 family PEP-CTERM/XrtA system glycosyltransferase — encoded protein: MRILHILDHSLPLHSGYTFRTAAILREQRALGWETFHLTTPKQGFSTVEVEEADGLRFYRTPAPEGTGLVAQMRVTARRIDQLVDQLQPDLIHAHSPVLNALPAEWVGRKRRLPVVYEMRASWEDAAVDHGTTTEGSLRYRVSRALESFALRHADQITTICEGLRGDIQVRGIPADKITVIPNAVDANAFQFGAEPDAALRSELGLDGCTVLGFAGSFYGYEGLDLLVAATAKLAARDPQIRLLLVGGGVQEANLRSQAAELGIADRVIFTGRVPHSRVQKYYELIDVLAYPRLPIRLTELVTPLKPLEAMAQGRMFVASDVGGHRELVRHGETGFLCQAGSAEALAEAIADILAHRERWPAIRRQARDFVERERTWANSVARYREVYRRALATRGRESILAEAS
- a CDS encoding DUF6290 family protein, producing MLAIRLPPDVEARLDALAKATGRTKTFYAREAILEHLDDLEDLYLAEQRLIANRSGESATYSLDDVERILGLED
- the asnB gene encoding asparagine synthase (glutamine-hydrolyzing); amino-acid sequence: MCGIHGLYRLDGARVEPGQLSAMGNVTAHRGPDDEGQHITPDGRCGIAMRRLSIIDLEGGHQPISSADESLWVVCNGEIYNFRELRSDLQARGYRFKTGSDSEVLLHLYDLHGDDFVHRLDGMFNFALWDNRRKRLLIGRDHLGVKPLYVHQSAGMLGFATEAKALLQLPGVHAELNREVLGDYLHLGYVPAPHSLFKGIRKLPPATLLAVEDGQIREWRYWRLPSRIDRATSEAEWIERIGAGMEAAVLRQMVSDVPIGAFLSGGVDSSAVVAYMARHSDQPIRTYAIGFEGGEAERLYNELPYARQVATLLGTEHHEIVVKPDVVGLLPTLLWHMDEPVSDSAFLTTYLVSEFARQDVKVILSGVGGDELFGGYRRYLGDHYVRKLQMLPRWSRLLMSRTAGLLPSDRHSKLLNTLRLARGFLASAELSPDDRYRAYLQVLDRDTVSALTRGATGSSDALAAAFAGAGSDDALNRMFAVDAETQLPDDLLLLTDKMSMAVSLECRVPLLDRELVELAAAIPESLKVKNGRLKHLMKSALADILPPDILDRKKRGFGTPMGAWLKRDLAPVLHRLLGRDVVRDRGLFDPDVVARLVADHEAARIDGTDALLALMNLEIWSRLFLDHHSPDDVTAELKSLIA
- a CDS encoding TIGR03087 family PEP-CTERM/XrtA system glycosyltransferase; amino-acid sequence: MKILYVCHRFPFPPKRGGKIRPFNMIRHLSQNHEVTVCSLARSEAEAEEGRGIAPHCARFEMAVVSNPLQTLRMVARLPTPVPSSMGYFYSPELAAKVDALLAKERFDLIFVHCSSVAQYVENVRGIPKILDFGDMDSQKWLEYVNYKSFPLNMGYWLEGTKLVREEKRLARQFDLCTATTRAEWETLESYRTGVSSDWFPNGVDAGFFKPDGEGYDPDTISFIGRMDYYPNQEAMFRFCDDVWPLLRSKRPDMKLLIVGADPIPAVQKLAERPGITVTGSVPDVRPFILRSAAMVAPLNIARGTQNKILEAMAIGVPVVSSRIAAGGVDAVSGEHFLVADTAEEYAQAISSIVDNPAERARLAQSGRDRMLSHHAWPRSMERLDAIIDRCLTEFRSKHGATQ